In a genomic window of Sulfurimonas denitrificans DSM 1251:
- the atpA gene encoding F0F1 ATP synthase subunit alpha, whose product MVAKIQADEISSIIKERIDNFELSVDINETGKIVSYADGVAQVYGLSNVMAGEMVEFEEGTRGLVMNLEESTVGVVILGPGPLLKEGMSVKRLGRLLRVPVGDALLGRVVNALGEPIDGKGPIETTETRFVEEKAPGIMARKSVHEPLATGIKAIDALVPIGRGQRELIIGDRQTGKTTVALDAIINQKGNGVVCIYVAVGQKESTVAQIIRRLEDHGAMEYTIVVSSTAAEAAALQFLAPYTGVTMGEYFRDNARHGLIVYDDLSKHAVAYREMSLILRRPPGREAYPGDVFYIHSRLLERAAKVSDERGAGSLTALPIIETQAGDVSAYIPTNVISITDGQIFLETELFNSGVRPAINVGLSVSRVGGAAQIKATKQVAGTLRLDLAQYRELQAFAQFASDLDETSRKQLERGQRMVEVLKQPPFSPLSVEKQVLIIFAGNEGFFDDMAPSNVVRFEAELYPFIEASYPQIFENIRSTSKVDDNTNALMKKALEEFKASFIVA is encoded by the coding sequence GTGGTAGCAAAAATTCAAGCTGATGAAATCAGCTCAATAATCAAAGAGCGTATTGACAACTTTGAACTAAGTGTTGATATAAACGAGACAGGTAAAATCGTTTCATATGCAGATGGTGTTGCGCAAGTTTACGGACTAAGCAATGTTATGGCAGGAGAAATGGTAGAGTTTGAGGAGGGAACGAGAGGTTTAGTTATGAACCTTGAGGAAAGCACTGTAGGTGTTGTTATCCTTGGACCAGGCCCATTATTAAAAGAGGGTATGTCTGTAAAAAGATTAGGTCGACTTCTTCGTGTTCCAGTTGGTGACGCACTCCTTGGGCGTGTTGTAAATGCACTTGGTGAGCCAATTGACGGAAAAGGTCCGATTGAAACAACTGAAACTCGTTTCGTTGAAGAGAAAGCTCCTGGTATTATGGCACGTAAATCAGTTCATGAACCTTTAGCAACGGGTATTAAAGCTATTGATGCTCTAGTTCCAATCGGTAGAGGTCAAAGAGAGCTTATTATTGGTGATAGACAAACTGGTAAAACAACTGTTGCTCTTGATGCTATTATTAATCAAAAAGGTAATGGTGTTGTGTGTATTTATGTTGCTGTTGGACAAAAAGAGTCAACTGTTGCACAAATAATCCGTCGTTTAGAAGATCATGGCGCAATGGAGTACACAATTGTTGTGTCTTCAACGGCTGCTGAAGCTGCTGCTCTTCAATTTTTAGCTCCTTATACGGGTGTTACAATGGGTGAGTACTTCCGTGATAATGCAAGACATGGTTTAATCGTTTATGACGATTTAAGTAAACATGCAGTTGCTTACCGTGAGATGTCGCTTATTCTTCGTCGCCCTCCAGGTCGTGAAGCTTATCCTGGCGACGTTTTTTATATCCACTCTCGTCTATTAGAGAGAGCTGCAAAAGTTTCTGATGAGAGAGGTGCTGGTTCTTTAACTGCGCTACCAATCATCGAAACACAAGCTGGTGACGTTTCTGCTTATATTCCAACAAACGTAATTTCTATTACTGATGGTCAGATATTTTTAGAGACTGAACTATTTAACTCAGGTGTGCGTCCAGCGATTAACGTTGGTCTTTCTGTATCTCGTGTTGGTGGTGCTGCTCAAATTAAAGCTACTAAACAAGTTGCAGGAACACTTAGACTTGACCTTGCTCAATATCGTGAATTACAAGCATTTGCTCAGTTTGCATCTGACCTTGATGAGACATCACGTAAGCAGCTTGAGCGTGGACAAAGAATGGTTGAAGTTCTAAAACAACCACCTTTTTCTCCACTATCTGTTGAGAAACAAGTGTTGATTATTTTTGCAGGTAATGAAGGTTTCTTTGATGATATGGCACCATCAAACGTTGTTCGTTTTGAAGCTGAGTTGTATCCATTTATTGAAGCATCTTATCCTCAAATCTTTGAAAATATTAGAAGTACTTCTAAAGTAGATGATAATACTAACGCATTAATGAAAAAAGCACTTGAAGAGTTCAAAGCTAGCTTTATAGTAGCTTAA
- a CDS encoding F0F1 ATP synthase subunit B, which yields MSRILVFMLMISTYALASSGNAETDIVQRTVNFLLFAGLIWYLVAEPAKNYFASRSNSIADEMKKVQDKLKESASLKKEVLSKVVAAEKFATDLVVSSKKENKVLNDTIMAQCDDDIEVMIKQQAALMEFEQRKMVRSVVENILGEVLSQSDDSFDKEAMANVILKKVA from the coding sequence GTGAGTAGAATTTTAGTATTTATGCTAATGATATCAACATATGCATTGGCATCTAGTGGTAATGCAGAGACTGATATTGTCCAAAGAACGGTTAACTTTTTACTGTTTGCTGGACTTATCTGGTATCTAGTTGCAGAACCGGCGAAGAACTATTTTGCATCAAGAAGCAACTCTATTGCCGATGAGATGAAAAAAGTTCAAGATAAGTTAAAAGAGTCTGCTTCTCTTAAAAAAGAAGTACTTTCTAAAGTGGTAGCGGCTGAAAAATTTGCTACTGATTTAGTAGTAAGTTCAAAAAAAGAGAACAAAGTTTTAAATGACACAATTATGGCACAGTGTGATGATGATATCGAAGTAATGATAAAACAGCAAGCTGCGCTTATGGAATTTGAACAGAGAAAAATGGTTAGAAGTGTCGTTGAAAACATACTTGGTGAAGTCTTAAGTCAGAGTGATGACTCTTTTGACAAAGAAGCTATGGCTAATGTTATCTTAAAGAAGGTGGCATAA
- a CDS encoding F0F1 ATP synthase subunit delta, with translation MEELIAKRYLKAIKQGSNAESMREIALIFSILSEAFNDKKFIQIINNPDVSRDQKSEILLAAVKSAGYKEVENLIKLLAEHNRIEIIPAIAEVMRKDIAKTNRVYSGVVYSDSVVDSKVMEDLGNGLGSRFNSKISLKFVKDNFNGIKVDVEDLGVEISFSKARINTQMIEHIIKAI, from the coding sequence ATGGAAGAGTTGATTGCAAAGAGATATCTCAAAGCTATTAAGCAAGGGTCTAATGCAGAATCAATGCGAGAAATAGCTTTGATATTCTCTATATTGTCTGAAGCTTTTAATGATAAGAAATTTATTCAAATTATTAATAACCCAGATGTAAGTAGAGATCAAAAATCAGAAATTTTATTAGCAGCAGTTAAGTCGGCTGGTTATAAAGAAGTTGAAAATTTAATTAAACTACTTGCTGAGCATAATCGTATCGAAATAATACCTGCAATTGCAGAAGTTATGAGAAAAGATATAGCAAAAACGAACAGAGTTTACAGCGGAGTCGTATATAGTGACAGCGTTGTTGATTCAAAAGTTATGGAAGATTTAGGCAATGGATTAGGTAGTAGATTTAATTCTAAAATATCATTGAAATTTGTAAAAGATAATTTCAATGGTATTAAAGTAGATGTTGAAGATCTTGGTGTTGAGATTAGTTTCTCAAAAGCAAGAATCAATACTCAAATGATAGAACATATTATAAAAGCAATTTAA
- the fmt gene encoding methionyl-tRNA formyltransferase, which yields MKIIFMGTPDYAAHILEKLLNTKNIEVVALYTQPDKPVGRKKILTPPAAKNIALKYGIAISQPSRLRDKETVAEVTSIECDYIVVAAYGQILPLEILKHAPCINLHASILPHYRGASPIQQTLLHGDVKTGVTAMLMNEGLDTGDILKIKEIEVDADEMSESLFSRLTEVASDLTIDVLENFVQYTPKIQDDSLSSHCKKITKQDGEVEFDNATAIFNKYRAFTPWPGIYLTSGLKLKKIELFEKESQNESGRILDIQKDSIIVGCKKGSIKVITLQPESKNEMSALSYINGKRLNIADTLS from the coding sequence ATGAAAATCATTTTCATGGGGACACCCGATTATGCAGCTCATATATTAGAAAAATTATTAAATACAAAAAATATAGAAGTAGTAGCTCTTTACACACAGCCTGATAAGCCAGTAGGGCGCAAAAAAATCTTAACTCCTCCAGCTGCAAAAAATATAGCACTCAAATATGGTATTGCAATTTCTCAGCCAAGCAGACTTAGAGATAAAGAGACTGTAGCAGAGGTTACAAGCATAGAGTGTGATTATATAGTTGTAGCTGCTTATGGTCAGATACTACCACTTGAGATACTAAAACACGCTCCTTGCATAAATCTACATGCATCTATTTTGCCTCATTACAGAGGCGCAAGTCCAATCCAGCAAACTCTCCTCCATGGCGATGTTAAAACAGGTGTAACTGCAATGCTTATGAATGAGGGGCTTGATACTGGTGATATTTTAAAAATCAAAGAGATAGAGGTAGATGCAGATGAGATGTCAGAATCCCTTTTTTCAAGACTTACTGAAGTTGCATCTGATTTGACTATAGATGTACTAGAAAACTTTGTGCAATATACGCCAAAAATACAAGATGATTCACTATCTTCACATTGTAAAAAAATAACCAAACAAGATGGTGAGGTAGAGTTTGATAACGCTACTGCTATATTTAATAAATATCGCGCATTTACTCCATGGCCAGGTATCTATTTGACATCAGGATTAAAGTTAAAAAAGATTGAGTTGTTCGAAAAAGAGAGTCAAAATGAGTCTGGTAGAATCTTAGATATTCAAAAAGATAGCATTATAGTTGGATGTAAAAAAGGGAGTATAAAAGTGATAACGCTACAGCCAGAGTCAAAAAATGAGATGTCAGCGCTCTCTTATATAAATGGAAAAAGATTAAATATTGCAGATACTCTATCTTGA
- a CDS encoding biotin--[acetyl-CoA-carboxylase] ligase, with translation MQILYLECVDSTQKYLKELILKEEVSLPYAVVADVQTDGVGSRDNKWDSIKNNLFLSFAIPFSELPTDLKLESASIYFSYILKETLEELGSKIWLKWPNDLYICEKKIGGMITNIVKDNVVCGVGLNIVESPEGFTKLDIVLKRDFLLERYFINIKKKSLWKQVFSKYKLEFDKNQNFYTHDKNLIISLGNVTLQDDGSIVINGERIYSRR, from the coding sequence TTGCAGATACTCTATCTTGAGTGCGTTGATTCAACGCAGAAATATTTAAAAGAGTTAATTTTAAAAGAAGAGGTTTCTCTTCCTTATGCTGTTGTAGCTGATGTTCAAACAGATGGCGTTGGTAGTAGAGATAATAAGTGGGACTCTATAAAAAACAATCTTTTTTTATCATTTGCAATTCCATTTAGCGAATTGCCAACAGATTTGAAATTAGAGTCGGCATCTATATATTTTTCCTATATACTAAAAGAGACATTAGAAGAACTTGGCTCAAAAATTTGGCTTAAATGGCCAAATGATTTATATATATGTGAAAAGAAAATTGGCGGCATGATTACAAATATAGTTAAAGATAACGTCGTTTGTGGCGTCGGATTGAATATAGTTGAATCACCAGAAGGTTTTACAAAGTTAGATATTGTTTTAAAAAGAGATTTTCTTTTAGAGAGATATTTTATTAATATCAAAAAAAAGAGCTTATGGAAGCAAGTTTTTAGTAAATATAAGTTAGAATTTGACAAGAATCAAAACTTTTACACGCATGATAAAAATTTAATAATTTCTTTAGGTAATGTCACATTGCAAGATGATGGCTCAATTGTAATCAACGGCGAGAGGATATATAGCAGACGATGA
- the proB gene encoding glutamate 5-kinase — protein MKRVVVKVGSAVLTENDAIALQRMRNLVDFLVELRKSSEVILVSSGAVAAGYTALKLDRSILQNKQALASIGQPILMKKYAKKFATHGILTAQVLVTAANFKMEDESRKIKDTVDTLLSNGVIPIINENDATTTKELVVGDNDQLSAYVAKYTDSDLLIILSDIDAYYDKDPRKFSDAKALKTVNSVDADELEKDATPHGAFATGGILTKLKAANYLLNNKIDMVLTSGYNLDDIKSLMLEGNHTGGTLFTCSN, from the coding sequence ATGAAAAGAGTTGTTGTTAAAGTTGGAAGCGCAGTACTAACAGAAAATGATGCGATAGCATTACAGAGGATGAGAAATTTAGTTGATTTCTTGGTTGAACTTAGAAAAAGCTCTGAAGTGATACTTGTTTCATCTGGTGCCGTTGCTGCTGGATATACAGCACTAAAGTTAGATAGAAGTATATTACAAAATAAACAAGCACTAGCCTCTATCGGACAACCAATACTTATGAAAAAATACGCTAAAAAATTTGCTACGCATGGTATTTTAACAGCTCAGGTTTTAGTAACTGCAGCAAATTTTAAAATGGAAGATGAGAGCAGAAAAATCAAAGATACAGTTGATACACTTTTATCAAATGGAGTTATTCCCATTATAAACGAGAATGATGCGACAACTACAAAAGAGTTAGTAGTTGGAGATAATGATCAACTATCAGCCTATGTAGCAAAATATACAGATTCAGATTTGCTGATAATTCTCTCCGACATAGATGCTTACTATGATAAAGATCCAAGAAAATTCTCAGATGCAAAGGCTTTAAAAACTGTAAATAGTGTTGATGCAGATGAGCTTGAAAAAGATGCAACTCCTCATGGAGCTTTTGCAACGGGTGGAATTTTAACAAAGCTAAAAGCCGCTAACTATCTTTTGAATAATAAAATAGATATGGTTCTTACAAGCGGATACAATTTAGATGATATAAAAAGCTTGATGTTAGAGGGCAATCACACAGGCGGAACTCTCTTTACATGTAGTAATTAA
- the rpmA gene encoding 50S ribosomal protein L27: MAHKKGQGSTQNNRDSAGRRLGVKKYGGEVVIPGNIIIRQRGTKIHPGKNVGMGKDHTIFALVAGVVTFHRKDKKRQQVSIVPAA; encoded by the coding sequence ATGGCACATAAAAAAGGTCAAGGTAGTACACAGAATAATCGTGACTCGGCTGGTAGAAGACTTGGTGTAAAAAAATATGGTGGAGAGGTTGTAATACCTGGTAACATCATCATTCGCCAAAGAGGAACTAAAATTCATCCAGGTAAAAATGTTGGTATGGGAAAAGACCATACAATTTTTGCTCTAGTTGCTGGTGTTGTAACTTTTCACAGAAAAGATAAAAAACGCCAACAAGTTTCAATCGTTCCTGCTGCATAA
- a CDS encoding ParB/RepB/Spo0J family partition protein yields MKTQRLGRGLGELLGEIDEAYENEVPQKDSIVEIPLKDIRPNPYQPRKHFEESSLFELGESIKNDGLIQPIIVTEDVDGYVLIAGERRLRASKLAKLKTIRAIVLNSDEQKMRQFALIENIQRDELNSIELAHAYGELIKLHNITQEELSTKIHKSRTHITNTIRLLQLSQKTQRALIEKKITTGHAKVLVGLDEKQQQLIVNSIIGQKLSVREVETVIKSMKNNNNETKKESEVTLYDFKAIKDRLLQLGFIAKSSNKNLTIEFKNELQLELFLQNISK; encoded by the coding sequence ATGAAGACACAAAGATTAGGCAGAGGATTGGGTGAACTTTTAGGTGAAATTGATGAAGCTTATGAAAATGAGGTTCCTCAAAAGGACTCAATTGTAGAAATCCCTCTTAAAGATATAAGACCAAATCCATATCAACCAAGAAAACACTTTGAAGAGAGTTCACTTTTTGAACTTGGAGAGTCTATAAAAAATGATGGACTTATCCAACCAATTATAGTAACTGAAGATGTTGATGGCTATGTTTTAATTGCTGGAGAGAGAAGACTTCGTGCATCAAAATTGGCAAAATTAAAAACAATTCGTGCGATTGTTTTAAACAGTGATGAACAGAAGATGAGACAGTTTGCACTTATTGAAAATATTCAAAGAGATGAGCTTAACTCTATTGAACTCGCACATGCATATGGTGAACTTATTAAACTTCACAACATTACACAAGAAGAGCTATCTACAAAAATACATAAAAGTAGAACGCACATTACAAATACCATCAGACTTCTGCAACTTTCGCAAAAAACTCAAAGAGCTCTTATTGAGAAAAAAATCACAACAGGCCACGCAAAAGTTTTAGTTGGACTTGATGAAAAGCAGCAGCAACTTATCGTAAACTCTATTATTGGACAAAAACTAAGTGTTAGAGAAGTTGAAACGGTTATTAAGAGTATGAAAAATAATAATAATGAAACAAAAAAAGAAAGTGAAGTAACTTTATATGATTTTAAAGCTATAAAAGATAGATTGCTTCAGCTTGGATTTATAGCAAAAAGTTCAAATAAAAATTTAACAATTGAGTTTAAGAACGAACTACAATTGGAGCTATTTCTACAAAACATATCAAAATAA
- a CDS encoding glycosyltransferase family 4 protein: MNKKILIINEYAGSPRYGMTFRHYYLAKEFINKGYKTTIITASYSHFLKKFPNMQNSSYKNENIDGVDYLWVKVMKYSKSFDKKRALKWFEFAYKLFFVTKYLDEKPDIIICSTTAPFAIIPAYYLSKKFNAKLVFEVRDIWPMTLVEIGGFSKNNLFIKFMGLFEKFALKKSDILVSNLQNYTEHVKELGINREANWVSNGIFLQEMKNIKKLDVSISDLIPKNRFIIGYTGKLGISNAITYLIEAAEILAKHSDIYFVIVGDGQEKENLIKKAEALSNVIFIDSIEKLEIHSMLELFDVCYIGLQKEKLFKYGVSPNKLYDYMYSAKPILHSIDTSNNIVGLSNCGISVEAENSKEIATAILKFYNMDKTERDNFGGNAKSYVLEHFTYDKLAEKFIRILNCEIYK, translated from the coding sequence ATGAATAAAAAAATTTTAATTATTAATGAATATGCAGGCAGCCCAAGATATGGTATGACATTTAGGCACTATTATCTTGCTAAAGAGTTCATCAATAAAGGTTATAAAACTACAATAATCACTGCTTCGTACTCTCACTTTTTAAAAAAGTTTCCAAATATGCAAAACAGTTCATATAAAAATGAAAATATTGATGGTGTAGATTATCTTTGGGTAAAAGTTATGAAATATTCTAAATCATTTGATAAAAAAAGAGCATTAAAGTGGTTTGAATTTGCTTATAAACTTTTTTTTGTTACTAAATATTTAGATGAAAAGCCAGATATAATAATCTGCTCAACAACTGCACCTTTTGCAATTATTCCAGCATATTATTTATCAAAAAAATTTAATGCAAAGCTAGTATTTGAAGTAAGAGATATCTGGCCTATGACTCTTGTTGAGATTGGTGGTTTTTCAAAAAATAATCTATTTATAAAATTTATGGGTTTATTTGAGAAGTTTGCATTAAAAAAGTCCGATATTTTAGTCTCAAATCTTCAAAATTATACAGAACATGTAAAAGAGCTGGGTATCAATAGAGAAGCTAACTGGGTTTCAAATGGAATTTTTTTACAAGAGATGAAAAATATAAAAAAGTTGGATGTATCTATTTCAGATTTAATTCCCAAAAATAGATTTATTATTGGATACACAGGTAAATTAGGCATCTCAAATGCTATTACTTATCTAATAGAAGCTGCAGAGATTTTAGCAAAACATAGTGACATTTACTTTGTGATTGTAGGCGATGGGCAAGAGAAAGAAAATTTAATAAAAAAAGCAGAAGCTTTATCAAATGTTATTTTTATTGATTCAATAGAAAAATTGGAAATTCACTCAATGCTTGAGCTGTTTGATGTCTGTTATATAGGACTCCAAAAAGAAAAACTTTTTAAATACGGAGTCTCTCCAAACAAGTTATACGATTACATGTATAGTGCTAAACCAATCTTACACTCTATTGATACGTCAAATAATATCGTTGGCTTGTCTAATTGTGGTATATCTGTTGAGGCTGAAAATTCAAAAGAGATAGCTACTGCCATATTGAAATTTTATAATATGGACAAAACAGAAAGGGACAATTTTGGGGGAAATGCAAAATCTTATGTACTTGAACATTTTACTTATGATAAGCTAGCTGAAAAATTTATAAGAATACTCAATTGTGAAATTTATAAGTAG
- a CDS encoding ParA family protein produces MSEVIVIANQKGGVGKTTTAVNLAASLAVAEKKVLLIDSDPQANATTSLGFHRNDYEFNIYHVLIGTKKLKDIILKSELPTLHLAPSNIGLVGIEKEYYDAQNSKGRELLLKKAISSVLKDYDYIIIDSPPALGPMTINALSASNSVIIPIQCEFFALEGLAQLLNTVKLVRKSINQKLVIRGFLPTMFSAQNNLSKQVFADLRQHFSAKLFKDMDGEIIVVPRNVKLAESPSFGKPAILYDVKSMGSVSYQNLAQAIMKV; encoded by the coding sequence ATGAGTGAAGTGATTGTAATTGCAAACCAAAAGGGCGGCGTTGGTAAAACGACTACTGCTGTAAACTTAGCTGCATCACTTGCCGTAGCAGAAAAAAAAGTGCTTTTAATTGACTCAGACCCTCAGGCAAATGCTACAACTTCATTAGGTTTTCACAGAAATGATTATGAGTTTAATATATACCATGTACTAATAGGCACAAAAAAATTAAAAGATATTATCTTAAAATCAGAACTTCCAACTCTGCACTTAGCACCATCAAATATTGGTTTGGTTGGTATAGAAAAAGAGTATTATGATGCGCAAAATTCAAAAGGTCGTGAGCTGTTACTAAAAAAAGCAATATCTAGTGTTTTAAAAGATTATGACTATATTATTATAGATTCTCCACCAGCATTGGGTCCAATGACAATAAATGCGCTCTCAGCTTCAAATTCTGTAATCATTCCAATTCAATGCGAATTTTTTGCACTTGAAGGATTAGCACAGCTTTTAAATACTGTAAAGTTAGTTAGAAAATCAATCAATCAGAAGTTAGTTATTAGAGGTTTCCTACCAACCATGTTTAGTGCTCAAAACAATCTATCAAAGCAAGTTTTTGCTGATTTAAGACAACATTTTAGCGCTAAACTTTTTAAAGATATGGATGGAGAGATTATAGTAGTTCCTAGAAATGTTAAGTTAGCAGAATCTCCATCATTTGGGAAACCTGCAATTTTATATGATGTAAAATCGATGGGATCTGTCTCTTATCAAAATTTAGCACAAGCGATTATGAAAGTATGA
- the rplU gene encoding 50S ribosomal protein L21: protein MYAIIKNGGKQYKVQEGDILLFDRMTLEPKATFEIKEVLAVNAGELKMGAPFLEGAVVTAEVINEGRDKKVITFKKRRRKDSKVKRGFRRDYTRVRITKIAA from the coding sequence ATGTACGCAATTATCAAAAACGGTGGCAAGCAGTATAAAGTTCAAGAAGGCGACATTTTATTATTTGATAGAATGACTCTTGAGCCTAAAGCTACTTTTGAAATCAAAGAAGTTCTAGCTGTTAACGCAGGCGAACTTAAAATGGGAGCACCTTTTTTAGAAGGCGCTGTTGTAACTGCTGAGGTTATTAATGAGGGTCGTGATAAGAAAGTTATAACTTTTAAAAAGCGTCGTCGTAAAGATTCTAAAGTTAAAAGAGGCTTTAGAAGAGATTATACACGCGTTCGTATCACTAAAATAGCGGCATAA
- the obgE gene encoding GTPase ObgE, which yields MFTDVVELTVSSGKGGQGCVSFRREKFVVNGGPNGGDGGKGGDIWFKCDNNTHTLSHFQKKMHIKADNGAPGESSNMSGKSGVKKVIIVPPGTQIIDMDSEEVLFDMLIDGQEELFISGGRGGLGNTHFKSSTNQRPTYAQPGEKGETRRIKLDLKLIADVGLVGFPNVGKSTLISTVSNARPEIANYEFTTLTPKLGQVNIGDFESFIMADIPGIIGGAHEGKGLGIEFLRHIERTQILLFMVDLASYRDLKEQIETLKAEVGAFSDKLGSSKYAIALTRADAVAQDEINDLVNSFMEIVGVKATSNSNLNFDKNLPYFIQDSADETLGYDREIPYFVMPISSATNKNIDPLKHALFNLVQTNRIYSK from the coding sequence ATGTTTACAGATGTCGTAGAACTTACAGTTTCTTCAGGAAAAGGCGGGCAAGGATGCGTCTCTTTTCGTCGTGAAAAATTTGTTGTTAATGGTGGCCCAAATGGCGGTGATGGTGGAAAAGGTGGTGACATTTGGTTTAAATGTGACAACAACACTCATACACTCTCGCATTTTCAAAAGAAAATGCATATAAAAGCAGATAATGGTGCTCCAGGCGAGAGCTCAAATATGTCTGGAAAATCAGGTGTTAAAAAAGTAATTATTGTTCCACCTGGTACACAGATTATAGATATGGACAGTGAAGAAGTTTTGTTTGATATGCTCATAGACGGGCAAGAAGAACTTTTCATTAGCGGCGGAAGAGGTGGGCTTGGAAACACTCACTTTAAGTCATCTACAAACCAAAGACCAACATACGCTCAACCTGGCGAAAAAGGCGAGACTAGAAGAATAAAATTAGACCTTAAGCTTATAGCGGATGTTGGATTGGTTGGTTTTCCAAACGTAGGAAAATCAACACTTATCTCAACAGTATCAAATGCGCGTCCAGAGATTGCAAACTATGAATTTACAACACTTACTCCAAAGTTAGGTCAAGTTAACATAGGTGATTTTGAATCATTTATTATGGCAGATATTCCTGGAATTATTGGCGGAGCTCATGAGGGCAAAGGTCTTGGTATAGAGTTTTTAAGACATATTGAGAGAACTCAGATACTACTCTTTATGGTAGATTTAGCTTCATATAGAGATTTAAAAGAGCAGATAGAAACACTAAAAGCAGAAGTCGGAGCATTTTCAGATAAACTTGGAAGTAGCAAATATGCAATCGCATTAACAAGAGCAGATGCTGTTGCTCAAGATGAAATTAATGATTTGGTAAATAGTTTTATGGAAATTGTAGGAGTAAAGGCTACTAGCAACAGTAATCTTAATTTTGATAAAAATCTTCCATATTTTATTCAAGATAGTGCAGATGAGACTCTTGGATATGACAGAGAGATTCCATATTTTGTTATGCCAATCTCATCTGCGACAAACAAAAATATTGACCCTCTAAAACATGCACTATTTAACCTAGTTCAAACAAATAGAATTTATAGTAAGTAG
- a CDS encoding FoF1 ATP synthase subunit B' translates to MLDINPILLVATLIVFLTLIAVLNSWLYNPLFAYMNKRDEDIKKDLEKVGSNDDEINELESKAKSIIVSAKLEASALREKVIADAKELAESKLEAKRAELASQYLEFEQLLARTREQLSGDLKSQMPLFKEAVKAKFSQI, encoded by the coding sequence ATGTTAGATATAAATCCGATACTGCTTGTAGCTACATTAATCGTGTTTCTTACTCTTATTGCCGTTCTAAACAGTTGGCTTTACAATCCATTATTTGCTTACATGAATAAAAGAGATGAAGACATCAAAAAAGACCTAGAAAAAGTAGGTTCTAATGATGATGAAATCAATGAACTTGAATCAAAAGCTAAATCAATAATTGTAAGTGCTAAATTGGAAGCTTCGGCCCTGAGAGAAAAAGTTATTGCGGATGCTAAAGAGTTGGCAGAGAGTAAATTAGAAGCAAAACGTGCTGAATTAGCTAGTCAGTATTTAGAATTTGAGCAGTTACTAGCTCGTACTCGTGAGCAGTTAAGTGGTGATTTAAAATCACAAATGCCACTGTTCAAAGAAGCTGTAAAAGCTAAATTTAGTCAAATATAA